The following proteins are co-located in the Pedobacter frigiditerrae genome:
- a CDS encoding SDR family NAD(P)-dependent oxidoreductase → MERVANKYLRVLVTGASGFIGRKLCLNLAEMGYDVTALCRDVNHPFLIQHHNIHFVKGDVLEPESLEKAMKGCCQVYHTAAMAKMWCKNEQDFYDVNVLGTRNVLNCALNLGIDRVVHTSTCGVWGPTLNLPVSENDPRAVGFPISYERTKYLAELEVKEFVKLGLEVVIVNPSRVYGDGPITGSNTVSKMVTGYIKGTWHFIPGDGKAIANYAFVDDVVAGHIAAMQNGRNGERYILGGEDVSFNGFFKTLKEITGKDRKLYKIPLGIIKTYSLIESLKTRLFNLTPYFLPEFADRLKYNQQYSSQKAMAELNYQITPFAVGIGKTINYFKNN, encoded by the coding sequence ATGGAAAGGGTAGCAAATAAATATTTAAGGGTTTTGGTTACGGGGGCATCTGGTTTTATTGGTAGAAAGTTATGCCTTAACCTTGCAGAGATGGGTTATGATGTAACTGCATTATGCAGGGATGTTAACCATCCATTTCTTATTCAGCATCATAACATCCACTTTGTGAAGGGCGATGTGCTGGAGCCTGAAAGTTTAGAAAAAGCAATGAAAGGCTGTTGCCAAGTTTACCATACTGCAGCCATGGCTAAAATGTGGTGTAAAAACGAACAAGACTTTTATGATGTTAATGTTTTGGGCACAAGAAATGTTTTAAACTGTGCCCTTAATTTAGGTATAGATAGGGTAGTGCATACTTCTACCTGTGGGGTATGGGGACCAACTTTAAATCTTCCAGTTTCTGAAAATGATCCTAGAGCAGTGGGTTTTCCAATAAGTTATGAACGAACCAAATATTTGGCAGAACTGGAGGTGAAAGAGTTTGTAAAACTAGGATTGGAGGTAGTAATCGTAAACCCATCTCGAGTTTATGGCGATGGTCCAATAACAGGCAGCAATACTGTTAGTAAAATGGTTACAGGTTATATCAAGGGCACGTGGCATTTCATCCCCGGAGACGGGAAAGCCATAGCAAATTATGCATTTGTAGATGATGTGGTTGCTGGACATATAGCTGCCATGCAAAACGGAAGAAATGGCGAACGATATATTTTAGGGGGTGAAGATGTAAGTTTTAATGGCTTTTTTAAAACGTTAAAAGAGATTACTGGAAAGGATAGAAAACTTTATAAAATTCCATTGGGGATTATTAAAACCTATAGTTTAATCGAATCCTTAAAAACTAGGCTATTTAACCTTACTCCTTATTTTTTGCCAGAATTTGCAGATAGGTTAAAGTATAATCAGCAATACAGTAGCCAAAAAGCCATGGCAGAATTAAACTACCAAATTACACCTTTTGCAGTGGGTATTGGGAAAACGATAAATTACTTTAAAAACAATTAA
- a CDS encoding DUF6134 family protein, whose translation MIPALIIWLCKKYIAPKINRKNLAHKAVSLKGTLLLILFIGSTSTLFAQQSKFNIKRNGSVIGQMSFSQKEEGENVFLKITSKVNTRFVFKIDVETEDIAHFRGGKLITSGVNRLVNGNTKEAKKTNWVNDSYEIQAGNKVSKLKHPISYNMMLLYSKEPVNIPNIYSDNFQCFLPIKKSGAHQYRIDLPDGNYNDYHFENGICKLVVVHHSLYTITMERV comes from the coding sequence ATGATTCCTGCACTCATTATTTGGCTTTGCAAGAAATACATTGCCCCCAAAATCAACAGAAAAAACTTGGCTCACAAAGCAGTGAGTTTAAAAGGTACTTTATTACTTATACTTTTTATAGGCTCAACCTCAACTTTGTTTGCACAACAAAGTAAATTCAACATCAAGCGAAATGGTTCGGTTATTGGTCAAATGTCTTTTAGCCAAAAAGAAGAAGGCGAGAATGTTTTCCTAAAAATAACATCGAAAGTAAATACCCGTTTTGTTTTTAAAATTGATGTAGAAACAGAAGATATCGCTCATTTTAGAGGTGGAAAACTCATCACCTCTGGTGTAAACAGATTGGTAAATGGCAATACTAAAGAAGCTAAAAAAACCAATTGGGTAAACGATTCCTACGAAATCCAAGCTGGTAATAAGGTAAGCAAGTTAAAGCACCCGATAAGCTATAACATGATGCTTTTATACAGTAAGGAACCTGTAAATATCCCAAATATCTATTCAGATAATTTTCAATGTTTTTTGCCCATTAAAAAAAGTGGAGCACATCAATATAGAATAGATCTGCCCGATGGAAATTATAACGATTACCATTTCGAAAATGGAATTTGTAAACTCGTGGTAGTCCACCATTCATTGTACACCATTACAATGGAAAGGGTTTAA
- a CDS encoding MFS transporter: MWFNFRFNFFSLESMNQTSSNKISTSRLKAIFGGSVGNLVEWYDWYAYSAFAIYFSASFFPKGNATVQLLNTAGIFALGFLMRPLGGYIFGRLADRIGRKKSMVFSVLLMSMGSLLIAFIPTFQTIGIAAPILLLTARLLQGLSVGGEYGVSATYLSEMATKSRRGFYSSFQYVTLIGGQLFALAVQLALQKLFLTEAQMLDWGWRIPFLIGAILSLVALYLRKNLEETQAFENQKNHTSDKKGTIKALLKHPKAVITVIGLTLGGTLAFYTYTTYMQKFLVNTMHLSKEDSTLMSFTTLFIFACLQPVFGALSDRIGRKPLLIGFGVLGTICTVPLLTLLSNTTSQFQAFLLLMFALIIVSGYTSINAIVKAELFPAEIRALGVGLPYALTVAIFGGTAEYIALWLKDIQHENYYYWYITACIFISLLVYVFMKDTKEVSELDED, encoded by the coding sequence ATGTGGTTTAATTTTAGGTTTAATTTCTTTAGCTTAGAATCGATGAATCAGACCTCTTCAAATAAAATCTCCACTTCTCGTCTTAAAGCCATTTTTGGTGGTTCTGTTGGTAATTTGGTAGAGTGGTACGATTGGTATGCCTATTCGGCTTTTGCGATTTATTTCTCTGCCTCATTCTTCCCGAAAGGAAATGCAACCGTACAATTATTAAACACTGCTGGCATTTTTGCCTTGGGCTTTTTAATGCGCCCTTTGGGTGGTTATATTTTTGGAAGGTTGGCAGATAGAATTGGTCGTAAAAAATCAATGGTCTTTTCGGTGCTGTTAATGTCGATGGGTTCTTTGTTGATAGCCTTTATTCCAACTTTCCAAACCATCGGCATTGCCGCTCCTATTCTTTTGTTAACTGCAAGGTTATTGCAAGGTTTAAGCGTGGGTGGCGAATATGGTGTTTCTGCAACCTACCTCAGTGAAATGGCTACAAAAAGCAGAAGAGGTTTTTATTCGAGCTTTCAGTATGTAACTTTAATTGGCGGACAATTATTCGCATTGGCCGTTCAATTGGCTTTGCAAAAACTATTTTTAACAGAAGCACAAATGTTAGACTGGGGTTGGCGTATCCCTTTTTTAATTGGCGCCATACTTTCGTTAGTGGCACTTTATCTAAGGAAAAACCTGGAAGAAACACAAGCCTTCGAAAACCAGAAAAACCATACGAGCGATAAAAAGGGAACAATTAAAGCCTTGTTAAAACATCCAAAGGCAGTAATCACAGTAATTGGATTAACACTAGGTGGCACCTTGGCATTTTATACCTACACCACTTACATGCAAAAGTTTTTAGTGAACACGATGCATTTGAGCAAAGAAGATTCTACGCTGATGTCATTTACCACTTTATTCATTTTCGCTTGTCTACAACCTGTATTTGGTGCTTTATCTGATAGAATAGGCAGAAAACCTTTACTGATTGGTTTTGGTGTTTTGGGAACTATTTGTACAGTTCCGCTTTTAACCTTGTTAAGTAATACCACATCACAATTTCAGGCTTTTTTATTGTTGATGTTTGCACTCATCATTGTGAGCGGCTATACGAGTATTAATGCTATCGTAAAAGCAGAGCTTTTTCCTGCAGAAATTAGGGCACTTGGCGTTGGTTTACCTTATGCTTTAACTGTAGCTATTTTTGGTGGCACGGCAGAATACATCGCCCTATGGCTTAAAGACATACAACACGAAAATTATTACTATTGGTACATTACTGCTTGTATTTTTATTTCGTTACTAGTGTATGTTTTCATGAAGGATACAAAGGAAGTTTCTGAATTGGATGAGGATTAG
- a CDS encoding acyltransferase encodes MKRNLQLDFLRFMGVILVVIHHVPFHDTTVFGAFISVIQTGGWSGVDLFFVLSGYLIAGLIIKEYEANQTFNIRLFLIRRGFKIYPAYYFYLIYQFWYSANFAKYPQQLNRFFHEVFFITNYTKNNNGHLWSISVEEHFYVLLAIAFVVLIKLKKVNLKSMLVLYLILLAIGVFGRAYNFLTYHNYNFDRDYTPSHLRFDAMFFGVLIAFVANYKKELMQRILKNKYRPLYFTLCLLFISTNFIYGRWDTPWQAIISLSLNPICFGYIMICLIDYHNPTFLKIIKPLSYIGTYSYSIYLFHIHFLVLGLKLYPYGLAVFYISYVTFAFVGGIIVSKAIEYPFLKIRERYFPNRYKLKKV; translated from the coding sequence ATGAAAAGAAATTTACAATTAGATTTTTTGAGGTTCATGGGGGTAATATTGGTGGTTATTCACCATGTACCTTTTCATGATACTACAGTGTTTGGTGCGTTTATTTCTGTGATACAAACTGGTGGCTGGTCTGGTGTCGATTTGTTTTTTGTGTTAAGTGGTTATTTAATCGCAGGATTAATCATCAAAGAATATGAAGCCAATCAGACTTTTAACATCAGGTTGTTTTTAATTAGAAGAGGGTTTAAGATTTATCCAGCTTATTATTTCTATCTCATTTACCAGTTTTGGTACAGTGCTAATTTTGCCAAGTACCCTCAACAATTAAATAGATTTTTTCACGAAGTATTTTTCATTACCAATTATACCAAAAACAATAACGGTCACCTGTGGTCTATAAGTGTGGAGGAACACTTTTATGTTTTACTAGCCATTGCCTTTGTGGTGTTGATTAAGTTGAAAAAAGTAAACTTAAAATCGATGCTAGTGCTCTATTTGATTTTACTAGCTATAGGTGTATTTGGAAGAGCGTATAACTTTTTAACTTATCATAATTACAATTTCGACAGAGATTACACCCCAAGTCACTTGCGGTTTGATGCCATGTTTTTTGGTGTGTTGATTGCCTTTGTAGCCAATTACAAAAAGGAATTGATGCAAAGGATTTTAAAAAATAAGTACCGACCATTGTATTTCACTTTGTGTCTTTTATTTATCTCCACTAACTTTATTTATGGTAGATGGGATACCCCTTGGCAAGCAATCATAAGTCTGTCGCTAAACCCAATTTGTTTTGGTTACATTATGATTTGCCTAATCGATTACCATAATCCTACCTTCTTGAAAATCATTAAGCCATTATCTTACATCGGTACTTATTCTTATTCTATTTACTTGTTTCATATTCATTTTTTGGTGTTGGGTTTAAAACTTTACCCTTATGGATTAGCAGTATTTTACATCTCATACGTAACCTTTGCCTTTGTAGGAGGAATTATCGTAAGCAAAGCAATAGAATATCCATTCTTGAAAATAAGGGAGCGGTATTTTCCTAATAGATACAAGCTTAAGAAAGTTTAG
- a CDS encoding Gfo/Idh/MocA family oxidoreductase → MNRRSLIKNLGVTLGAAIIAPETIAKISDDTFSYVIPANPNHKPIPKAVTAITLGAGNRGNVYGGFAAANPDHLDIIGVAEPIPYRNDKYAKLHKIADENRFNTWEDVFKRPKFADAIIITTPDNLHYAPCMKALEMGYDILLEKPIAPTEKECRAILALARKNKRIVAVCHVLRYAPYFVKLKELLAAGAVGQVMSVQHLEPIEHTHMAHSYVRGNWHNSKQTTPIILAKSCHDLDIIKWVIDKPCEEIVAMGDLKWFKASNAPAGSTDRCTDGCKVERECPYSAIKEYVERGGRNSVLDIPADTVDKKAMAMERLKTTNYGRCVYKMDNDQPDHYITSMRFKDGVTANFSMEAFASYHGRRTRVFGAMGDMVGDMTELVITDFKTGKVTKLKPIAEDVEGYKNSGHGGGDWLLARDFAQAVAHQDPKMLTSTIDESIESHLMGFMAEQSRKTKKVTAVVV, encoded by the coding sequence ATGAATCGTAGAAGTTTAATTAAAAATTTAGGAGTAACGCTAGGGGCAGCCATCATTGCTCCAGAAACCATTGCGAAAATTAGTGATGATACTTTTAGTTATGTCATTCCGGCTAACCCGAATCATAAACCAATACCAAAAGCCGTTACAGCCATTACCTTAGGCGCTGGTAATCGTGGTAACGTATATGGTGGTTTTGCTGCTGCCAATCCAGATCATTTAGATATTATTGGTGTTGCAGAGCCAATTCCTTATCGAAATGATAAATATGCGAAGCTTCATAAAATAGCTGATGAAAATCGTTTCAATACTTGGGAGGATGTATTTAAACGTCCAAAATTTGCAGACGCCATTATCATTACCACACCTGATAATTTACATTATGCGCCTTGTATGAAAGCGCTTGAAATGGGTTATGATATTTTGTTAGAAAAACCAATTGCACCAACTGAAAAGGAATGCAGGGCGATATTAGCTTTAGCTAGAAAAAATAAAAGAATTGTTGCAGTTTGTCATGTGTTAAGGTATGCTCCTTATTTCGTAAAATTGAAGGAGCTACTTGCCGCTGGTGCTGTAGGTCAAGTAATGAGCGTACAACATTTAGAACCAATTGAACACACGCACATGGCACATTCTTACGTTCGTGGAAATTGGCATAACTCAAAACAAACTACACCTATCATATTGGCTAAATCTTGTCACGATTTAGACATTATTAAATGGGTAATTGATAAACCTTGCGAAGAAATTGTTGCCATGGGCGATTTGAAATGGTTTAAGGCATCAAATGCGCCAGCAGGAAGTACTGATCGTTGTACAGATGGTTGCAAGGTAGAAAGAGAATGCCCGTATTCTGCTATTAAAGAATATGTAGAACGAGGTGGTAGAAATAGTGTGTTAGATATTCCTGCTGATACGGTTGATAAAAAAGCAATGGCAATGGAACGGTTAAAAACTACCAATTACGGTCGTTGTGTATATAAAATGGATAACGATCAACCAGATCACTACATTACCAGCATGAGGTTTAAAGATGGCGTAACCGCTAATTTTTCTATGGAAGCATTTGCTTCATATCACGGTAGGAGAACTCGTGTTTTTGGTGCCATGGGCGATATGGTAGGTGATATGACTGAATTGGTGATTACGGATTTTAAAACAGGAAAAGTAACTAAACTTAAACCTATTGCCGAAGATGTAGAAGGTTACAAAAATAGTGGTCACGGAGGTGGAGATTGGTTATTGGCAAGAGACTTTGCGCAAGCTGTTGCACACCAAGATCCTAAAATGTTAACTTCTACTATTGATGAATCTATTGAAAGTCACTTAATGGGTTTCATGGCAGAGCAAAGTAGAAAGACAAAGAAAGTTACTGCGGTTGTTGTTTGA
- a CDS encoding endonuclease/exonuclease/phosphatase family protein, which yields MKQMHHLSRKLIFLFTAILFCACSAKISSNLNAQTNTGLALKVMTYNIHHANPPSKPGLIDLDAIAAVIKKENPDLVGLQEVDCFTKRSGNIDEAKVLAEKTGMHFQFFKAIDHDGGDYGVAILSKFPLQNGTKVDLPQVIKAEARVLSYATVTLPNKTKLIFANTHLDATRPDSNRVVQMKSILSALSLKKEAIILVGDLNCEARAEPIILLDQQYKRSCTASCAHTIPQDFPKKTIDYIALKNANWNVSGYYVIPETYASDHRPVVSVYQVK from the coding sequence ATGAAACAAATGCACCACTTATCTAGAAAGCTAATTTTCTTATTTACTGCCATTTTATTTTGTGCTTGTTCGGCTAAAATTAGTTCCAATTTAAATGCTCAAACAAATACAGGTTTAGCACTAAAAGTGATGACTTATAATATTCATCATGCAAATCCTCCATCTAAACCTGGCTTAATTGACCTAGATGCTATAGCGGCAGTTATTAAGAAAGAAAACCCAGATTTAGTTGGTTTGCAAGAAGTAGACTGCTTTACCAAACGTTCTGGAAATATTGATGAAGCCAAAGTGTTAGCAGAAAAAACGGGAATGCATTTTCAATTCTTTAAAGCCATTGACCATGATGGAGGCGATTATGGAGTTGCTATTTTAAGTAAGTTTCCTCTTCAAAATGGTACAAAAGTAGATTTACCACAGGTGATAAAAGCAGAGGCAAGAGTGCTTTCTTATGCCACAGTTACACTGCCAAACAAAACAAAATTGATTTTTGCTAATACACATTTAGATGCAACAAGGCCAGATAGCAATCGTGTGGTGCAAATGAAAAGTATTTTATCAGCTTTAAGCTTAAAAAAGGAAGCTATTATTTTAGTTGGCGATTTAAATTGCGAAGCAAGAGCTGAACCTATTATTTTATTAGATCAACAGTATAAAAGGAGTTGTACAGCAAGTTGTGCCCATACTATTCCTCAAGATTTCCCTAAAAAGACAATTGATTACATTGCTCTAAAAAATGCAAACTGGAATGTTAGCGGATATTATGTGATACCAGAAACTTATGCTTCAGACCATAGGCCAGTTGTTTCAGTTTACCAAGTCAAATAG